From Priestia filamentosa, a single genomic window includes:
- a CDS encoding PBSX family phage terminase large subunit produces MILNTIKISDIITPHFQSFWKASNSRKYLKHVLKGGRGSAKSTHITLKLIRDMMKYPVSTLCVRKVARTLEESVFEQLKEAIDILGVEAYWHVNKSPLKLTYLPRGNSIIFRGADDPAKIKSIKISKYPVAFLWIEELAEFKTEDEVSTIENSVLRAELPDGLFYAFYYSYNPPKRKQSWVNKKYESAFVPKNTFVHHSSYLQNPFISKAFIEEAEETKKKQPLKYRWEYLGEAIGSGVVPFDNLTFRTITDEELKRFDNIRQGIDWGYGNDPFAFVQWHYDKARRRIYAMDEIYGVKLSNRNVATMMKKQKFDNGWTIADSAEPKSIDEMRYEHGIRKIKGAKKGPGSIEYGEKWLDDLEEIVIDPNRTPNIAKEFEDIDYATDQDGNPKPQLEDKNNHSIDATRYAFENDMKDHKPKRDKNIRKKLGI; encoded by the coding sequence ATGATCTTGAACACGATTAAAATTAGCGACATCATTACTCCTCACTTTCAATCCTTCTGGAAAGCCTCCAACAGTCGAAAGTACCTCAAACATGTGTTAAAAGGTGGACGTGGTTCCGCTAAGTCTACTCACATTACGCTCAAACTCATTCGGGATATGATGAAGTATCCGGTCAGTACTTTATGTGTTCGTAAGGTTGCCCGAACCTTAGAGGAATCGGTATTTGAACAGTTAAAAGAAGCCATCGACATTTTAGGTGTGGAGGCGTATTGGCATGTCAATAAGTCACCGCTTAAACTAACCTACTTACCACGGGGAAACAGTATTATTTTTCGTGGAGCGGATGACCCTGCTAAGATTAAATCTATTAAGATTAGTAAGTATCCAGTTGCCTTTCTATGGATAGAAGAGTTAGCCGAATTTAAAACAGAGGATGAAGTATCGACCATCGAAAACTCGGTCTTACGTGCCGAATTACCCGATGGTCTTTTTTATGCCTTCTATTACTCGTACAACCCACCAAAACGCAAGCAATCATGGGTGAACAAGAAATACGAGTCTGCTTTTGTACCTAAGAACACATTTGTTCATCATTCTTCTTATTTACAGAATCCTTTTATCTCCAAGGCTTTCATTGAGGAAGCGGAAGAGACGAAGAAGAAACAACCGCTCAAATATCGATGGGAATACCTCGGGGAAGCTATCGGAAGTGGTGTGGTTCCGTTTGATAATCTTACGTTCCGAACCATTACAGATGAAGAGCTTAAGAGATTCGATAACATTCGACAAGGGATTGACTGGGGATATGGGAATGACCCGTTTGCTTTTGTTCAGTGGCATTATGATAAGGCTCGAAGAAGAATTTATGCGATGGATGAAATCTATGGTGTGAAGCTTTCCAATCGAAACGTAGCAACCATGATGAAGAAGCAGAAGTTTGATAACGGATGGACGATTGCTGATAGTGCCGAGCCAAAATCCATTGATGAAATGAGGTATGAACATGGTATTCGCAAAATCAAAGGAGCGAAGAAGGGACCAGGTTCTATTGAGTATGGAGAGAAGTGGCTAGATGACTTAGAGGAGATTGTAATTGACCCAAATCGTACACCAAACATTGCGAAAGAGTTTGAAGACATTGACTATGCCACAGATCAAGACGGAAATCCAAAACCGCAACTTGAGGATAAAAATAACCACAGTATCGATGCGACTCGTTATGCTTTTGAAAATGATATGAAAGACCATAAACCAAAACGAGATAAGAATATCCGTAAGAAACTCGGAATCTAA
- a CDS encoding terminase small subunit: protein MSKLTHKQQAFADLYIKTANATTSYKNSGYSVKSDKAAAVEGSKLLRNPKVKAYIEERMAQKSAQRVAKQDEILSFLTQVMRGELTEQVPIGVGEGMQELEDKNPSLKDRVKAAELLGKRYAMWTEKKEIEGNMGVTIVDDVGDDLEHD, encoded by the coding sequence ATGTCTAAACTAACCCATAAACAACAGGCATTTGCTGATTTATATATAAAAACGGCAAATGCTACAACTTCATACAAGAATTCCGGCTACAGCGTGAAAAGTGATAAGGCAGCTGCTGTGGAGGGAAGTAAATTACTTAGAAATCCTAAGGTTAAAGCTTATATTGAAGAAAGAATGGCTCAGAAGAGTGCTCAACGAGTAGCCAAACAAGATGAAATCCTTTCTTTTCTTACACAAGTCATGCGCGGAGAACTTACCGAACAAGTTCCAATTGGAGTAGGGGAAGGAATGCAGGAGTTAGAAGACAAAAATCCTTCTCTCAAGGACCGTGTAAAAGCCGCTGAACTCCTCGGTAAACGGTATGCTATGTGGACAGAGAAGAAAGAAATTGAAGGGAATATGGGGGTTACCATTGTTGATGATGTAGGTGATGATCTTGAACACGATTAA